The sequence GCATCCAGTACTCTGCACAAATGCAGGACTACAGGAACAGCCAGGTGTGTTAGCGCCACTGTTTGGATCATTGCAGTAGTGGTCACCTACTCTTTCCAGGTAAAGGTAGAACACATAACAACAATAAACAGATATGCACCCATAGAGCTCCTTAGTGTGGTATTAATGTTTTATAATAGCAACAAACATCATTAAcgccatcctcactgtgaagcacggtggtggcagcatcatgccatggaaatgcttctcagcagccagccctggaaagcttgtaaaggtagagggtaaaatgaatgcagcaagtataagaaaatcctggaggacaatctgactcagtctgcaagagatctATGGCTTATCAAAGATATATTTtaaagcaagacaatgacccaaaaaatacagcgaaagctacccAGAAAtagtttgaagacaacaagatgaatgtccTGGAGTGGCCGAGCCAAatcccagacctcaatccagtagagaatttgtgatGATACTATCTGCAGAGGGTAGGGTAAAGTGTAAAGCTCACAAAGACTTAAATTTTGTAtatctctccttttttctgcagACCACTGCGTTGGAGTTAAGCTCCTCCTGTGTGCTCCTTCCTGCTCTATTCTACCTCACCATCCTGGAGTTCCTCCTCCCCCTGCTGGCTGTGGTAGGCTTCACTCTACGCGTCGCCTGTTTTCTCTCTACCAGCCATGGCCTGATGCCCAGGCAGAGCCGGGTGAGGAGGGCACGTGCTGTCAGACTTCTGGCCACTGTTTTAGCGGTCTTCACCATCTGCTTCACACCCTTTCATATCCGGCAGGTGTTGGTTTACTTCCAGGTCAAAGCCGGAGGACAGGCAATTGGGCAGGGGGCGGGGCATGTACTTGCCTATCACATTACAGTCACCCTAAGCAGTCTGAACAGCTGTCTGGATCCAGTGGTTTACTGCTTTGTGACAGACAGCTTCAAGAGAGTGTGGAGATCAAGACGAGGGGAGGGGGACAGGGAGGTGGGACACACAAGtgcaggagagggagaaaggcgTTCAGTTAACGGCACAGCTCTGGCAATAGCTCACAGCATGGCCACGCTCACCCTGACCAACTCCCCCCTCTCTGCAGCCCACATGGAACAATCCACTTAAACAAAGGTGACCCCCTTGGGCACCTGTGGACGGATCAGTTCAGAGACACACCTGCATGATGAGAAAGATCATGAGAGAGAAAgctaaataaacaaatataaaaaatacacagCAGCTAAAACGTTCAGTGGATGTTTAAAAGAAGATGTttgaaaaggaaatcaaaacTTAGAAATATGTCTTAATGATGATCAGAGCAAACCATGTCTGCTTTGATCTATTCctttgtcccaacttttctctttatgttttatgtttacaCTCACCTGATCTTACTGTGATGTTGTCATGGCAATAACACTGGCCAGATCCAAGAAGATACTTTTTACAGGATTTAGCCTTTAAAGAGAATCCTGCATATTAAGATGTGTTGGCCTTACTGgattcatttatatttttatatgcatatattattattatctattatttgtttatttattatcattattactattgctattattattaaCAACAAGGTCTTTACAATACCAAATTTGACAAAGAACAATGGAGCCATATGACATCTCCACCTTAAGTAGGTAGAACAAAAATGGCAGCTAAAGGTGAacatattttctaaattttctccgaaatgtaaaaatattgtttCACTGTACAACATGCATTTGAAGATAGAAATGTTAGTCCAATAGGGTCAATATGTCTTACGATGCTCTTCCTTTTCTGATATTCAAATTAGcatggttttgttttcatcttttacaGAATCTGTTCCAGTACACATCAATCTTGCCTGAACCACTCCTTCAAGTGGATTTGGGCTGCATGTCCTTGTGTTTACACTGACCAAATGactttaaagtcaaatatacaGGGATTTTGGCTTGGGCCCCTAATGTAAAAGTCTACTTGTTAAATAACCCTGTTGTGtacaaatgcataaaaaattCCTCTAATGGCCTCCAGATGCAAACCAATAGAACCTATGTGCATACTCGCAGGCAGCTGTTTCAGGACTAGAACACCTTTTTGTTGTCAGCATTGCAACCCAGCAAAGTGACTGAGCATTAGAATAAAGCACTTTGCTAAGAGTTGCATGCTGAGCTATCTGTAATCAACCCAGTTAGCTTATTATCAggtaaaataaagattaaatcatAATAGTCTAAATATTTAAAAGGTTGGAGAGGCATAGCACTAGAACTGTGGGGGAATGTTTAAGATTAGATGAATCTATATTTGTAATGTCATAGAATAATAAATAGTAACAATGCATACTTTGATACAAGAATAAAGACTAATTACTGTTAACAGCATTAAGAACTAGCACAGCAGGCTTGATATTTAAAGTGCTCGGTTTTATATGTATCctagaaaaaatgtgttaccTGTTCAGTTTGACAGCCTGTGAAAGCTGTGTTCTTGAATGTAAACTGTTCCTCATTTgaatatataataaatatttgaaaaaagcCTAACCCTGTCTTCTCCCTCATACTGTTTCATGCCCTGTAGGGCACTcgtatgtggaaaaaaaaaatgatagacAATGTGCATGTGGGCAGTTTTAAGGGTCCTATTTCTGTGGCAGTTCCTTTGCCTCAGACCCTGGCCCCTTAAGATATCAAACCCTAAATACCAAAATGTTAACATACAAAACTTTTCAGCAGAAATGAACAATTGGACATTTGGTACAAAACACTGTTTGTGTGTTGAAACTGTGTTACCAACTACAACTAAGGGGGGACATGTTAGAGATactttaattttataatttctctaattaaagattttgtccattttaatgaCCAGAAAGTTTAGCAAGGTGTTCTCTTCTTTATTAACAGTTGAAttaacagagagaaacagtAGTAGAAACAGCTTTCTTATAACCAAATACAAAAGTAAATGCAACTGTTGCAGTTGTGTGATGAATTTATCAGAAATAATTACGTTTTTTATTTGTCCTTATTCTGAAGTTATGGATGTTGCAAACACAACCATTTTCGTTTTATTCTCATTATgttacaaaaatatacaaacgtCTGTTTAAAACCAACAGACTAAGTCCATATCACAGTCCTGTTAACTGCTGCTGCTTGTAGACTCTTTAGCAGTGTGGGTGGGTGCTGCTCCTATGTGAGTCCAGATGTAGCCCTTCTCTGGTAGGATGGGAATGGTGGGAAACGGAGAGCTCCGGGACTTAAAATATTCAGAGGGGGCATGGCACACAAACTCAAGGTACTCCATTTTCCTTGGCAAATCCTCTTCTGGAccttaaatacaataaatagtTCATAACTTGTCTCATTAATTGTTTATTGTGTATGAAGAATTATAATGCACCATTGCTCACCAACTATGTATGTCCCAGGGTCAAAGAAGTCCTTTGGACTGGCCTGGGTGGGGATTAACCAGGTCAGGGCGGCACTTTTTTCACAATACTGGTCCTGTATGAAACCTCGAATCTGAGCATAGTAAGGCTTCCCGTCATCCTCATCCGTTACCTTTATCACATCTCCAATCTGGTAGTACACACCCTGTAAATCCAGAATAGACCTATCTTACATGTAGCACAGAGTGGCAGTATTAAAGCTGTGATTACAGTAAATGATTTGCATGTTTAAGAATAAGCACCATACCTTATAAAACACTGATTCTGATGTGATAATCGTTGCGACTGATTCTGGTGCTTTAATTGGCTAAGGGAAGATCACACAAATAGACATGGTGATCAAATACATGGATTTAAGGATCAGCAAAATAACAAGAGACATGAAAGCATTTACTGATCAAACCCATCAATAACTTACATTTTTTAGCTTGAATATGTGTCTTCTTCCCTTTCCTTTTGTTGATACCTTCTTCTCAGAGGCTGGAGCTTTGTACTTGGTGCTTCTCAGACGTGCAGACCTTCTGTGGATTTCCTGCTtagactgaatgaatgaaagaacAACATGAATCAAGAAATTAGCAAGTTCTATTCATTGGTTACTCATTGAAATCGCACAAGGGCTGCGCCTAAAGCCTATCTGTGaaagataacaaaaaaaaaaaaaaaaagcaaatggaAATGTATTTTGTGAAGGCCAAAGGCTGATGACTTTTCAAGTTTGTGGTTGCACCAAACACAATAAGAGGGCAATAAAAGAAGTGAATCTTGTGAAGTATCTTTTCCTAAGTTCATTTCAAATGAGAAAATTACAGTGTGAAAAGCACT comes from Cheilinus undulatus linkage group 16, ASM1832078v1, whole genome shotgun sequence and encodes:
- the LOC121523669 gene encoding G-protein coupled receptor 20, with the protein product MESLHSNISSTNESLLFIPEPRNCSSWDQSWGGPYLHRLAHLDVQLYQDFYGVWVTLMVCNCLMLVAGVVLNSLALYVFCGASTHSSASVVYTINLAVADLLVALSLPARIALYHSGGTCMACSYVHTFSYFVNMYCSILFLTSICVDRYLAVVHASSTLHKCRTTGTARCVSATVWIIAVVVTYSFQTTALELSSSCVLLPALFYLTILEFLLPLLAVVGFTLRVACFLSTSHGLMPRQSRVRRARAVRLLATVLAVFTICFTPFHIRQVLVYFQVKAGGQAIGQGAGHVLAYHITVTLSSLNSCLDPVVYCFVTDSFKRVWRSRRGEGDREVGHTSAGEGERRSVNGTALAIAHSMATLTLTNSPLSAAHMEQST
- the gatad1 gene encoding GATA zinc finger domain-containing protein 1 isoform X1 produces the protein MPLGLKPCCAVCKTNSSSMWKKGNQGEILCNNCTGKSSSGGASGPSMSSNTQPSNGGGKQSKQEIHRRSARLRSTKYKAPASEKKVSTKGKGRRHIFKLKNPIKAPESVATIITSESVFYKGVYYQIGDVIKVTDEDDGKPYYAQIRGFIQDQYCEKSAALTWLIPTQASPKDFFDPGTYIVGPEEDLPRKMEYLEFVCHAPSEYFKSRSSPFPTIPILPEKGYIWTHIGAAPTHTAKESTSSSS
- the gatad1 gene encoding GATA zinc finger domain-containing protein 1 isoform X2, with product MWKKGNQGEILCNNCTGKSSSGGASGPSMSSNTQPSNGGGKQSKQEIHRRSARLRSTKYKAPASEKKVSTKGKGRRHIFKLKNPIKAPESVATIITSESVFYKGVYYQIGDVIKVTDEDDGKPYYAQIRGFIQDQYCEKSAALTWLIPTQASPKDFFDPGTYIVGPEEDLPRKMEYLEFVCHAPSEYFKSRSSPFPTIPILPEKGYIWTHIGAAPTHTAKESTSSSS